CATTATAAAATTTAACTTTTTAACTAAAAGTTGAATTGCATTAATAAGTTTGTTCAAAGTTTGATCATGTTTATCTAATTGCTCATTTAAGTATTTTTTTAAGACCTTAGTGATGGATGGTGCTTTGGTTTCTTCAATAATAGTAATAGGAACTGGCTCACTCTGTCTTTATTTTAGGTAAGCAACTAAGGTATGTGTCGTCTCTGTTGGGTTGAGACAATCTCTGTTAGGTCGAGATTCTATACCTCTTTTCCTTGGGAAATTggtaatttttctaattattccACCATTTTAGGAACTTGGACGTTGAGTCCTTTTGAATCCTGAGACATGGCAATGTCTCTACCTTTTAGGCCTCTTATTTTGGGAGGCATTGGAAATCCTACAAAAAATAAATACAGAAGAAAAAGTGAAATTTGTGTCAAAAATTACTTACAATCTTTGGTTGATAACACTAgtaaaaaaatagaaattattaaCGTGATACATTAAAATCTAAAATTATTtactataaaaataatttaattgacaAACAACTTAAAATTTATTGGCATGCCAGATATTGAGTGTAACACCccctacccgtctacagtgtagccgagtaaggtgtgtaacacccccgtttgcatagcctggtagatttcactgttccggtgaccggtgtcggtccggacaattaaggggattagaaccacacttaagacaactagataaaccataaacacaaataattagtaatgttcaattagttaagtataaacaagaaaaacagaacagaagaagttaaactagccgagagtcacagcgatgggtgaccttctcgggaatgactgcgaagtcattttaaactcaaatttcgaaccgtaaaaagtgacgctgcggtccttaggacccttatgaacatagtggaaaagagaaaatcacgaaaaagaactgttaagccagtcaaataattaggtcagggaaccgaaagaaatatggaattatttgcaaaccgggatgaaccggagaggcgcaatttggtcaattgaccccgagagctgactcctgacctaactgttaaataaaatcggagaaaagaaaatttcggaatcgagaattaaattaaagaactaataaaaaaaaagagagaaaaatgaaaaagtaaaaaggtgatgacatcatgcatgacctcatgcatgatgtcataaaagaatcaattaaattatttattaaattagatttttatggtcttccatagcaaaataaataaaagaaaacaaaagaaaaaaaattagaaaaatcacTCTTCTTCTCCCTTGGTTGCCGCCTCACCATCTCCACACTTCCTCCATgaaaatcctccattaaagcttgcactcaagctttaattcctccactcaaTCTTCATAACTCTTCTAAAAACcctactagagcttgttattgcaaccTAGGAAGAAGAttataagaagaaagaagggctaaagatagagatttgaagctttaagttgaggttagtatgctaacttcttatttttccatttaaatgcataattagttattGAATTGAGCTTGGaacaaatgaaatgaaataaaaacatgggggaaggaccattgctgaattttggccagcttgaagaagggacatagattgcatggtttgatgcatcagaatgagtttaaaagccttaattagttgaatgattatatttggaactttgaaattgctagtggtaattaagtagtgagattagggtttggaggcctagggttttgaagtaaattttggaaaaatgcataaatgatgactttgacatattgtgaagagaaaaatggtcaataatgaccaaaggagatgtgtgggaattgttaggatggaagtcaaattcgtagggtaaatggtcatgctgctggcagcatgaccaagccaactttgaaggaccaaaacggaaattttacaagtccaatggatatgggaccaattggggatgaaaataggcactaaatgacacaattttcatttaggaagcctgctcaaaaggtgactaaaacctagtgaaaaaaGTGGCCGAAGTcagaaaatcgcaggctgcctctgcacaaactgaccaaatgaataatgtttgttcatttggtcataactcgagctaggcaggtcaaaatgacctgaaattttaccagtaattagataagatatagatctaaaactttcatgaagaacaccaacccaaattatgccattaacctaaacaaattattgagcaaagttgagttactgaacttgcaaaactgcaggattgccatttgaacagtaaggtttcaatggctataactctctctagaaaactccgatttaggtgaatcttgaaccgatggaaacctaagacatagtagaacattttgtatgaaggaaattagaccaaattatggacttaacttgatcaaattattaaacgaagttggatcaaaaatctgccagaaccaaaattgcagcatgaacagtgcatgtgaacagtaattgtattttggctataacttgagctacaaaactccaattggggtgattcaaaaaggagaataaacttaagacaatggggaacattttctatgaagaaagttttgtcaaattctaacaataaagtgaccaatggaacagtgcaacttaggactctaaaactgaaatttaccaaatttgcctaaaagacttaggatttgagtaaacaatcaaaaccaacaagtttagtgaccaaaatgtggtatgtggatgaagttggagttcccatacctattaagccttagaaagtcaactatttgacttgaatagtatagtgaatagtaacccgaaacacaaaaatttcgtgaACATCGAATTtgacacgttagaactaggtaaatgtgaagctaaatttattttggatttatgttaagttctagtactgaaacattgtaaaattgtatatttcagttgaaaagaataccaggaaaaaaccccaggaaccgagtcaaggccaagaggcgactcacttgaggtttgtgcacaacgtatactttttataatcatcttttacatactgttttgaataatgtgaaatattggattatggcattcttatgatgtttgatttaaattgtgaaagttactgtgtatatttgaaatgacaatgtttagcaaattgttaagataagttttgaaaccacagtgtcatgaccatatatttgaacacctcactagcacgactagtgggggtaattagtttcgaattttgattccttctctggagaagtgttgaggtgtgccagtagaagaggatgtgaatggatatccatatatttgagctagctagccttgtgatgtgatttctctttagcctctggctattgagattctatttgtttcgaatggcatgatctaactgtgggttttatgaaatgtgttttgatacttcgaaatgaacgtggtttgcattaaaatctcataattcatgttttgtgtttaatgctcatgtttagtcaaatttttgaataaatgtgattttattttttcataaagattattttagtatgttgtgcaccactgagtcctagtactcagcgatagcttctattgctgtcgcagatacagagactagaggagcagcagactgagctgctaaagattgaggatcattcagcttgaagtcttcgggtataatttataccccaattgtaaatatttcttttgatgtatgtattgcatataaatgtatggacatgtaaatgggtattgagcagcttgtataaaaaaatttgtatgaagtttgtaataaagtttagtttgtgtttctattgatataaatttgtaaggatgtgtataaattattttgtctttaatgaaaaatgagtggaactattttatctaatttgaatgaaatgattgtggagttgctgaaatggattgagtttgattgtgaaattgaagtagttgttgagaaaaatttttagaagtgctttttacaagtatttgaagaactgttttctcaaaatacagagggaactctgtcaaaatttttataaaatttgcgaaaaaataaaatggactaaaaatattaactagatttacttttaatcatatgttttaaatacctattagaaaatgctcaccacttaacaaaagtaagaaaattgctttaaaatcccttgtagggtacttaatgagttatcggtaggtgaagtgcggtagttcattaggtattctacgggatcatgttatgccttacagaggggtaagttgtgacaaggtgtgctacattcggtgctggagcaccttgTCCTTTCTTATTATgtacaaaattaatttaattgactatttaattatattatcttacatgtagaatttttttttatcccatttcatttttatggagacccagacagagtctcctctgttttattagtgcatggcgggtttCCTTATTTATCTGTTAATAACAATTTATACCCATTtcatcacatcatttctcattACTCATCTCAATTTTCAAGAAACaaactttcatttcattcatataatattacatacaataatgtacaattatttacaatccaaaatttaattacatatctcaaCATGATTTATAACATCTACTTATGTACAGTgatccaaaatacaaaatttaaatacacatgagccctatccaaaatgaactggtgaggtgacaCCGACCCTGTAGCAGATCTAATCCTCTCTATTTGTACTCTCCTACTACTGCTGCAGCTGCTGGTGCTCTCATGTACCTACGGGATAGaaaaaatcaacgcgctaagcatttctgtttagtggtgcaataatttgaaataaaaataataaaataattgaaataattgtccatataaaatttactaaaattttgaattaattacatatttatgaaactttggaagCAATAAATTATagggatctttttattcatatatttcatATTCAGTTTTATTAAATCCATGACAGTGATctcttcatgtacttatttaaatttaagatatgttactcatatctgtgcccgtataacctatgacagactacaaagactagatacatgggagtatactagttagacattcgtatgtctatccagtatacaatgatcatgtcaggcactaggccagcgggcaggcataaaccagtaataataataataggcactATGGCCATCAGGCAGGCATAAAACTAGTAGAACAACCATttcagacatatgttgtctgtcaatgatcattcatgtggacagtactgcaatctgtaatctctaattggtataccaatcaatccatgctatataaataagtctaggtatactttgggcaaaatagagttattaagtatttataattttatattatgtgctagttgtatttaataacattttcatgttacttatgatgggaaacataagtcccacatgtATATTCATGCTacttttatgtttaacaattcattttgattaacttcatatcatataacaagtcattttatgaatctTTCTCAAGGTTCAGATTTGATGTCTTAAGTTTACCTAACAAATTGGTCAAGGTATGGTTACTGTTtgaccacacttccttcatggaagttgttcttctatgtcttttctttgttttccttttgattcatgtcatttgaagttttagaactcaagtgaTGGTTAAATAACCACAATTGGTTCATGGTCTCATTCTGGGTCCAGattcaggcagattctggagtaaaTATTTgtctaattatttggacatgttacatccacttttaagcctaatgttctccatagaagttgttactctatgtcttatgattactcaaaattttgaattacaatttttcacatcttgtagaattaattatagcaaattaactggcctagactcaggtACCTTGTGTCTACAAGATTCCAAGTTCAGGTCAGTgattttgactcccattttagagctcttacactcaaattttgagaaaagtttctaaatcaaagttgaagccctatctcttaggtttccagaacagtttggctcatcccatttggaattttctagtgaaagttatggtaTAAATTCTATTCTGGGGTCAGGTGGTGATTGAAGCAAATTCCAGGATTTGGTGTACTAAATTGTTCTAGTAatttggcctagttcccttggcTTTTGGATTCTGGTCAAAATATCAATATTGTAGATccatgtcttataaaaattttggcactagtttcattactttttcaattttttaggccaagttatggcctttttgccaaaactggtcgggtaaacCTATGTCCAACGAATTCTGAGCagattggttctggacagttttgttaatctaaattgtgctaacaatttgacttggttagaggTAGATCTAgattttgtgttcttcatgaaaatgtgctcctatgtttaACCTTTCCAATTGTTCAAGaattaggtcattctgaccttcctagtgtgagttatggccatttgaacatttactgttcatttggtcatttttccaggtctagattAGGGTTACctagattcaagccaattttaggtcgaGTTAGAGATAGTTTTTGGGTATAGTTTCTCCATGAAAAATATGGAAAATTGTCTTAGATtttatctccaattagcctcacaccaattggagtaacaaaaTTCAACTTATGGCTTAAAAATCACACTGAACTTAAGGTTCAATTTCCTGCACAGAAAAATcggcactcccaatttcaaatcctctcaactcccaaacttcatttcacattcatagcatttctaatagtcaacaattcacctcaacatcatcaatttcaagccatacacaaaatttccaaattgagttccaaaccctaacttccatgttcatTTTTTTCATGCAACTCATACCAAACTCACGCTAGATTAACATATCTATCATATATGGTTATCAATAACACCCATagacaatttaattcaataaaaattcaTCAAATCCTAAACACCCTCATGGCTGTCGAAAATTAGGGTTTcaaatttcttatatttttctttcaatttcatgcaTTACTAACTCCTTTCCACATGCTTTCAACAAGTAGGGAAGAGAGGTAAAGAAATTCTTGCACTAACCTTATGTTGACCAATTTCATAACTTGtaaatcttcaatttcctctactttcTTGGCAGCCACTAGCTTTCTCAAGATACAAGatcaattttttgtgaagtggtCTAAATGTTTTATGGTGGATTGGCATGGAAATTCAAGCTTACAAAGAAGAAAAAATGGAGGAAAAAAGAAGCTCCTATAGTTCGGCCACtcttcaaggaagaagaagatgatggtcTTTGGTAAATTTTGACTCATTTAATTTCCTTTCTTATCTCTTATCTGCAtatgttttaatttaattggttAACACCTTTTTATGATGTCATATAACATCATGCctatgtaataatattatttcttttctttttctttttcatttttcattatataattcatgatttaatttattttatgtgtcttaatctctcccattttaattgacatttaggtcaaaatttaactttagggttaaaatgaccaaaatgcccttcattaggctcatcgggttatttttggtctgtactgattaataaatttttctgaattttatttgacatttctaatgtcatttaatcttcataaatcctcTAATTTAATTCCGAAAATTATTTCCTATGGTTTCTCTCAGGTCTAAGGTTGCTAACTGCCTTTGCAGTCATTTTCcgctaggtcacccatcgctgtagcttagcctcatttaacttagttgtattttattttttaaattttttcttaatttttcttatcattgttTAAGTTATTTAcgactcctcactctaatttaaatataattccaaataGATATTATGATTATTCAAACAGACATTAATcaccaaaataataaaatataaaaactatcTAAAGCGTTACATTGAATGTATCAATTAAGATAGGCTACTAAATTAAGCGTGATGATGGTAAGAACGAGCTAGCTTCGCCTTCAATTGCAAATTATTATTGCTTGTTTGAaagtaaataaaaattgaatCATTAATAATCATCACTTAAATGTTTAATATCtatctaaaaaattaataaatatttatttgaagttttaacaaaattaaataaataaatacttccTTCCATCGGGACAAAGAGGAAGGAGCTGGACGACGTTAATGATGATTTCTTAGATTCCTCTGTCCTCTCCTGCTCGAACGATTCGCCGACTGGTGCTTCAAGAATAAGTGATTTTGATTTCCtttttgttgattttttttttccttcaggaAATGAAGAAgtggtttttatttatttattttatgtttgatAGGATTCGGAATTACCCCCGATAGTCGAGGAAGAACTGGCGGATATTCATCCGTTGGTGGGTGTTACTGGTGGCGAAGAGGAGGTGGGTTCAGGTTGGAACCAAGAGAACTCTATTGTCGTGTTCAAGCCTGTTAAACTAATCCTTCTATATTCTCCTTCTAATTTCTCTGTCTCTGTGGATTCTGACTTTTTCTTTGGATTTAAGAATAAGGATTATGCATATCTctgcctttatttttttttttctcattagtAATGTCAAGTCAATAGTTTTTGTTCCCGTTGGTTTACTCTCTTGATGTGGAAATATGTATTATAAGACAGAAAAGTCGGATATTTCATAGAAATTAGAAGCACCGAGTTCATATAAGCATCATCTGTCAAGCCACTGGACTTGATCGTAGGAATCGACTTATTAATTAAAGACTAGGCTAGAAGTTTAATGTAACAATTAGAAAATATGAGTCGATATGATCAGTTGGTGTTTCTTTATTAATATGGTGTGGATTGGGCAGAAGGCCATTCTAAACCTTACCCAGCTTATGAAAGTGCTGCTGGGAAGATCAGCATAGCAGTGCTGGAAGTCTGGAACTTCCTCCTGTCAACTTTTCAAGCAAAGGGTACACGGGAAAATTATCAAAGATGCAAAATATGATGGCTTTCTCTTGATTTATTATTTCCTAAGCAGCCTCTTATCCTTCTTGGTCTAAGGACAAGCTGGTTGTTTGTGTGTGTTTAGGTGATTGTTGTTTATATTTCATTTTTACTTTGCACCTGGGATTATTAAAATGGTGAGAGTTGCTATCTGCAGTCAAGCTGCCATCTGCAGCTCCTTCTTCCTTGGTTACCTTCTGGAAGTAGGTTTGAACTGCAATACCAGCCCTTTCAGATGCCTTTTTGCTCTTCTTTGATGATTTCTTCTGCCCATCATTGCTGTCAGTTAAATGTCTCTCCCTGCTTCTGACTGCAGATATCCATGCACAAGCTGAGAATGAGGATACCTCTTTGCCTTCATAATTCCAGGAAACTTGGAAGAACAGGTTTAGAAAATGGGAATGAAAAACCACATAGCAGAGACCAAAAGGAAGTTCTTAAGGTTTCTCCTTATTTTCGTGCGGCCACTGGGCAGCAATTGGGGATGGATGAGATAGAGGCTCCTAAACCATGCCAAAGAGCTGGTCTTGCTGTTCGAAATGTCTCCCTCTGCTTCCAGAAGGTACCCAGGGAAGAAGAAGCTGCTGATAGCAGCATGACTAAGAGCAAAGATGGGCAGAATAAGTCGCTAAGGAAGACAAAAACGTCATGTCAAGGAGCTGGTCTTACAGTAAATGTGTCTCCCTACTTCCACAAGGTGCCCAAGGAAGAAAAGGAGTCTGCAGATAGCAGCTTATATGACAGCAATGGTGGGCAAAAGAAATCATCAAATAAGAGCAAAAAGGCATCTGAAAGGACTGGTATTGCAGTTCGAAATGTCTCCCCCTACTTCCAGAAGGTACTCAAGGAAGAAAGAGCTGCAGATAGCAGCATGACTAACAGCGAAGATGAGCAGAATAAGTCgtcaaggaagaccaaaaaatcatgTCAAAGAGCTGGTCTTACAGTAAATGTTTCCCCCTACTTCTGGAAGGTGCCCAATCAAGAGAAGGAATCTACAGGTAGCAGCTTAACTGACAGCAATGGTGGGCAAAAGAAATCATCAAAGAAGAGCAAAAAGGCATCTGAAAGGGCAGGTATTGCAGTTCGAAATGTCTCCCCCTACTTCCAGAAGGTACCCAAGGAAGGAGCTGCAGATAGCAACTTGACTGACAGCAATTGGGGGCAGACAAAGTCATCAAAAAAGAGAAAAAAGCTGTGTGAAGGAGCTGGTCTTGCAGTTCCAAATGTCTCGCCCCACTTCCAGAAGATATGCAAGGAAGAAGAAGCTGCACATAACAGCTTGACCGACTGCAATGATGGGCAGAAAGAGTTGTCAAAGAAGAGCAAAAGGCCTTGTAAAAGAGCTGGTCTTGCAGCTCGAGTTGTATCCCCATACTTCTGCAAGGTACCCAAGGAAGAAGAAGCTGCATGTAGCAACTTGACTGCTAGCCATAGTGGGCAGAAAGGGTCATCAAAGAAAAGCAAAAAGCCAGGTGAAAGAGCTGCTCTTG
The sequence above is a segment of the Hevea brasiliensis isolate MT/VB/25A 57/8 chromosome 11, ASM3005281v1, whole genome shotgun sequence genome. Coding sequences within it:
- the LOC110672179 gene encoding uncharacterized protein LOC110672179 isoform X2, with protein sequence MHKLRMRIPLCLHNSRKLGRTGLENGNEKPHSRDQKEVLKVSPYFRAATGQQLGMDEIEAPKPCQRAGLAVRNVSLCFQKVPREEEAADSSMTKSKDGQNKSLRKTKTSCQGAGLTVNVSPYFHKVPKEEKESADSSLYDSNGGQKKSSNKSKKASERTGIAVRNVSPYFQKVLKEERAADSSMTNSEDEQNKSSRKTKKSCQRAGLTVNVSPYFWKVPNQEKESTGSSLTDSNGGQKKSSKKSKKASERAGIAVRNVSPYFQKVPKEGAADSNLTDSNWGQTKSSKKRKKLCEGAGLAVPNVSPHFQKICKEEEAAHNSLTDCNDGQKELSKKSKRPCKRAGLAARVVSPYFCKVPKEEEAACSNLTASHSGQKGSSKKSKKPGERAALAVRTVSPYFQKIPKEKEAADSSLNDAKHGRKNSSKMGKRSGSISNVLSSSQKRSEAYRRKTPDNTWKPPRSEVGLLQEDHVHDPWRVLVICMLLNCTTGTKSYNRFLHSVS
- the LOC110672179 gene encoding methyl-CpG-binding domain protein 4-like protein isoform X1, producing MHKLRMRIPLCLHNSRKLGRTGLENGNEKPHSRDQKEVLKVSPYFRAATGQQLGMDEIEAPKPCQRAGLAVRNVSLCFQKVPREEEAADSSMTKSKDGQNKSLRKTKTSCQGAGLTVNVSPYFHKVPKEEKESADSSLYDSNGGQKKSSNKSKKASERTGIAVRNVSPYFQKVLKEERAADSSMTNSEDEQNKSSRKTKKSCQRAGLTVNVSPYFWKVPNQEKESTGSSLTDSNGGQKKSSKKSKKASERAGIAVRNVSPYFQKVPKEGAADSNLTDSNWGQTKSSKKRKKLCEGAGLAVPNVSPHFQKICKEEEAAHNSLTDCNDGQKELSKKSKRPCKRAGLAARVVSPYFCKVPKEEEAACSNLTASHSGQKGSSKKSKKPGERAALAVRTVSPYFQKIPKEKEAADSSLNDAKHGRKNSSKMGKRSGSISNVLSSSQKRSEAYRRKTPDNTWKPPRSEVGLLQEDHVHDPWRVLVICMLLNCTTGTQVRRVITDFFTLCPDAMTATEVKTLEIENIIESLGLHRKRAVMIQRLSREYLGDDWTYVTQLHGVGKYAADAYAIFCTGKWNQVCPNDHMLNYYWDFLHRIKNAS